AATATCTGGAGATATGCTTGCATCAGCATTAATAGACTTAGGTGTGCCTCACTCCATTTTATTGGATAATTTAGCAAGGTTAAATATACAGAAAAACTTTAACTTAGAATTTAACGAGGGAGATACTGAAGGAATAAAGGGAATTGTCTGTATGAAAAACCAAATGCAATTTAAGGAATTATTTAGAAGTCTTAATGATGTCAAAAACTTACTTCTAGATTCAAGCTTGAATGAGTATGTGAAAAAAAAATCTATAAGGGTTTTTGAAATTCTTGCCGAAGCAGAGGCAATTGTTCATGGTAAAGAAATTTCAGATGTTCATTTTCATGAACTAGGCTCAATTGATTCCATACTCGATATTGTTAATGTATGCTCCGCAATTGATTTTTTAAATCCAGATAAGATTTATTTTTCAAATCCACCTGCAGGCAAAGGAATTGTGTCGACATTGCATGGCCCTCTTCCGGTCCCAGTACCTACAGTTTTAGAGATAGCAAGACAAAATAGAATCCCATTAGTGGCAATTGAAGACAAGTATTTTGGTGAAATAACAACCCCTACTGGTATCGCATTGATAGCAACTTTTGTAGATAAATTTGATCAACTAGATAATATGAAAATAAAGAAAATTGGTATTGGTCTAGGAACTAAAAATATTTCTAGACCTAATTTTTTACGAGCTCTACTAATAGAAACAAATGACGATCAGAAGGAAAATAATAATAATCCTGTTTGTGAGACTATAATTTCACAGGAAGCTTGGATCGACGATTCCACACCTGAAGATATTGCAATTCTAATCGAGCGATTAAGAGTTGCAGGTGCAATTGATGTGGTTTGTTATTCGGTTGATATGAAAAAAAATAGAAAAGGTATATGTATAAAAGCTCTTGTATCTTTACAAAATCAAACCTTATTGAGGGAAGTTTGGTTTAATTATAGTACAACAATTGGATTAAGAGAAAATAAGATAAATCGCTGGATACTTCCAAGACGAACAATTAGCCATAAAACAAAATTTGGGGAAGTTAATGTTAAACAAGCAATGAGACCAAATGGTACGGTTTCAATAAAAATGGAACATAAAGACTTGACTAAAATAAGTTTAAATACAGGAGTTCCAATAGAAGAGATCCGTCAGGAATTATACATTGAATTATCAGAATTATATGAATTAGATGATTGGTCTTTATGATGTTTAATTTTAATATCCTTCAAAATAAAAGAAAAAATTTTGTTTTTGAAATGATCTCTAAAATTAATATCAAGCTTTTGATAACATTGAGTTGTTTTTTATTTATTGGAACTTCAATTTACATAAATTTTGAGTCTTTATCTAATGAAGAGATTGCTACAGAAGAGATTTTATGGTTATTGCTTGGAATTATATTTAGTTATTTAAGTATAATTATAAATGCCTATGCATGGAAGTATTTAATCAATAATATTGGGTGTCATAGTAATAAGTTTAATATAGTAAAATTATTTTTATCTACAAATATATATAAATATTTCCCAGGAGGAATATGGCATTTTGTATCTAGATATAATACCTTGCGCCTAGAATTTTCAACTGAAAAATCAATTGAATCTATTTTATTAGAGCCATTATTAATGCTGGTTGCAGGATTGATTTTTATACCTTTTGGAAGCCTTAATATATTTGTTTTTATTCTTTGCTGGTCATCAACTTTAGTATTTCTACCAGTATTTAGAAATTTTATAATACAAAAGTTGAAGACCATGAAGGCATCTATATTTACTAATAATGATGAATTGAAAGAAAGAAATTTAGCTCAAAATAACCAAAATATTTCGAGAAGGATGTTTTATCCTTATAAGCCACTATTAGTAGAGATTATATTTGTTTTATTTCGCTTTATGGGCTTTTTATTTTGTATGAATGCATTTGCTATTGGGTCATTAATTTCTCAAGGTGAATTAATTTCTTCTTTTTCCTTAGCATGGATCATTGGTCTGATAGTGCCTGCAGCACCAGGAGGTTTAGGTGTCTTTGAATCTGTAATTCTATTTAGTCTTGGTTCGAATTTGCCAGAAGCACCCCTTTTGGCTTCATTGCTTTGCTATCGACTCGTTTCAACAATCTCTGATATATTTGGAGCTTTGACTTATCCAGTTAAAAAATTATTTAAAGTTTAAACATCTATGTTATTTATTTCTGTTGTTTAAGCTTGGTATTAAGGCTAAGGACGCTATTAATCCTAAACAAATTATTATCAATGAAGGTAAGATAGATTCTGCTACTCTCTCATCTCCTGCATATTGGAAAATTCGTACTGAAAGCGTATCAAAATCAAATGGTCTTAATATAAAAGTTAGTGGTAATTCCTTTATTGTGTCAACAAAAACAAGAAGTATACCTACTAACATAGGCCCTTTGAGAAGTGGTAAATGTATTTTGAAAAGTACCTCTGACCAGTTCTTCCCAAGGTTTATGGCTGCATTATCTATATTTGGTGAAATCCTTTCAAACCCAGCATCAAGTCCACCTTTTGATACAGCTAAAAATCGAATGCTATAACCCCATATTAGTAAGCTTAAGATGTTGATTTGCCAGATATCTCCTTTAAAGGAAAGAAGAGCAAGGGCTAACACAGATCCAGGAATTGCGTAGCCAATACTGGATAAGAAGGTAAATATATTGAGCAATTGATGATTATGCCATCTCTTAGAAATTGATAAAATCAATGATATAAATATCGTTATTAATGAAACAACTAAGGCTAAACTAAAGCTTCTAAGAGTTAATCCAATTAAATCTGTATTGAATCCTTGATTCATTTGATCAATATTTATTATTGCCCATGTAATTGGAATGCCCAATGTAAGAATTGGGGGAGTAAAGGTTATAACTTGAGCAAGGAATAGATTGATACCTTTTAATTCCCATTCTGGTGATTCTCCACTACTTATACCCTCTGTCCATCTTTTACTTCTTTCTCTTGATTTGCGTTCGATTGCAACTAATAGAAAAACTAAAATCAGAGCAAATATGGCAAGAGCAATGGCACCTGAAGGCTCACCTTCCTCCACCCAGCTCTCAAGTATTCCAGCTGAAATACTTGGAATATTTAAAAGTTGAACTGCGCCTAACTCATTTATGATTTCCATTGCCATTAAAGCTAATCCTGCAGTAATTGAGGGAATTGCAATTGGTAGGGATATTCTAAAAAAACTTTTCCAAGGACCTATTCCAAGAGTTCTGCATGCCTCAATTTGTTTTTTACCGCCTTTCTCAAAACTCTCTAAACATAGTAGAAATACATATGGATAGGTTGTAAATGCCATTATTACTACTCCCCAAAACATACCGTTAATTCTGAGGGAATTTATGCTGCCGAGGTCAATCAATGTGGCTGCTAAAAGATAAGCTGGAGTTGCGAAAGGAATTAGTTGGCAGACTCTAAGTATTTTTCTGCCTTTGAAATGGCAATTGGCTAAAATCCAACCATTTGCTATTCCTAAAAATCCTCCGAGAATTAGAGAAAAAATCAATAGTAAAAGTGTGCCTTTTATTTCATTAAGATTGGCTGTCGTAAAATAAATAGAACTTTTTTGAATACCGTATAAACCCTCTCTTAAGAGAGTAAATAACGGCCACAAAATAAAAAATGTTAAAAGAACTACTAAGAATTTTAATATGTTGCGACTATTATTTAATCCCATTAGACTATAGTAAAAATTAATATTTTTTCTTTTGTGAAAGGCTCTGAAGTGGATTTTATGTTATTCAATTTATTCTTATAAGTTGTTATTTTATGATTATTTATCAATACATGCATTTAATTGAGAGAGTATTTTCTCTTTATCTAATTCTTTTCCAATAAAGACAAGTTGATTATTTCTTTCTTCTCCCCATTCACTATCTTCAATAGAAATTCTTTTACCAGCAAGGTGAAAAACATGTCTTCTTTCACTTTCGCTGAACCATAGAATACCCTTTGCTCTGAAAACATTACTTTTTAATTGATTATCTAGAAAGTATTGGAACTTCCTAAGAGAGAAAGGTTCTTTAGTTTGAAAAGAAACAGAAAGAAAATCTTCAATTTTATTATCTTCTTCTGAGTGAACATGAACCGATTCTTTTTCATGTTCATGCTCATGTTCATGTTCATGCGAGTGATCATGAACCGATTCTTTTTCATTTATTAGATCAGTTTCGAATAGCCCTACGCTTAATAATAGATTAAGAGGAATATTCCCTTTAATACTTTTTAAAATTCTCACATCATTTTTTATTTCTTTTAACTTTGATATCGTTTCTTCTAGATTTTTATTAGATACTAAATCACATTTGTTAAGAAGTAAAATATCACCATATATTACTTGAGATCTACCTATTGAACTTTCTATGGCAACATCATTAAAGTTTTCAGCATCAATTAAAGTTATAATAGAGTCTAATCTTGTTTGATCTCTTAACTCGCTTCCAAGTAATGTCATTGCGACTGGAAGAGGGTCAGCTAATCCTGTGGTTTCAATAATAATATAGTCTAACTTCTTGTTGATATTAATTAACTTTTCTATTGCTTCTACTAATTCACCATTTATAGAACAACAAATACATCCATTACTTAGCTCTACCATCTCTTCTTCAGTCTTAATTATTAATTCATTATCAATGCCTATTTCACCAAATTCGTTAACTAATACAGCTGTCTTTATACCTTTCTGATTAGTAAGGATATGATTTAATAAAGTTGTTTTTCCTGATCCTAAAAATCCTGATATGATTGTAATAGGAATATTATTTTCGGGAACTATATTTTCTTGGAAATCAGATTTATTTGTGTTCATTTTAATGGAAGTAAATAATGATACATTAGGTATTGATTAATTTATCAATAGACTCAGCAAGCTTGATGTCATTAGTAGTAATTCCACCTTTATCATGAGTGGTTAGATTGATTTTAACTCTATTATATGTATTCTGCCAATCAGGATGATGATCCATCTTTTCAGATAAAAGAGCGACTTTAGTCATAAAGCCAAAAGCTTCAATAAAATTATAAAATTTAAATTCTTTTTTGATTGTTTTATTATCAATTATCCAAGAAGGATTCTTTTCTATGAAATGATCTAGTTGATGTTGCTCTATTAAGGAGGTCATGAGTTTCTTGTATTTAATTTTAATTTAAACCAAAATCACCAATTGCATGCAATTGTAATGACCTTGATTTATTTGATGTTCTATGTTCCCATATATAAATTCCTTGCCATAAACCTATTTTTAAATCACCATCAACAACACTGAAGCTCAAATTATTTGAAGTAAGCATTGTTCTGATATGAGCAGGCATATCGTCTAATCCTTCTTGTGAATGAAGATATTCTATTTTTCTACTACTTCTGTCAATAGGATAAAATCCCTCTTCTGGGACAATAGCTTTCATGTATGCTGATAGGTCATTTAGAACATTAATATCCGCATTTTCATTTATAATTAAACTACAGCTTGTATGCTTTAGAAAAATAAGAAGTATTCCTTTTTGAAACTTTTTATATTGTATCCAATCATTAATGTCTTTTGTAATATCAGTAAAACCTTGTCCCTTCGTCTCAAAATCTAAAGTTGATAAAATCTGTTCCATTGCTAATAAACTGTTTGACCTGACTATAATAAATACTAAAAGGTTTGTTCTTTTTCTATTAAGTTAAAGTATTGTGAATTTGGTCGTATCAAAAAGATATAATCTTTTTGATTTTTAAATATTGAATAATTTAATAAGAGCTTGTGATTTAAATTATTTTAAATTGATCAAATATGGATCTATTTACATCAATTTGATATTAGAATTAAACAAATATCAAATTGAATACGTTGTCAAAGTCTGCTTGGCAGCTTTTGGGTGATTACCTAAAAGATACGCAGTTGTTGGGATCTATACAAAGTACTCTCTACTGGGATCAAAATACATCTATGCCTATTGCTGGTTCCACTTGGAGAGGTGAGCAATTAAGTCTTTTAGCTAAGCAACTTCATGCAAGACAAAGTTCTGCAAAGTTCGAAATTTTAATAAAAGAAGCAAAATTTGAACTTCAAAATTTAAAAGAAAAAGACGATTCTGAATCAGATTTTTTGAAAGATAGGTTTAAAAATATTGAGTTGCTTGAGCAAGATTTCAATAGACAAAAAAGATTGGATCCTAAATTGGTTGTTGAGCTTGCAACAGCAAAGTCTGAAGGTTATATGTGTTGGCAGGAAGCTAGGAAAAATAATGACTTCAAAAGCTTTTCTCCAGCTCTCAAGAAATTAATTTCACTACGAACAGAACAATCCAATCAGCTCAGTGAAGAAAGAAGTTGCTGGGAGACACTTGCCCAGCCTTTTGAACCGAACTTAACGATTAATCGTGTAAGCGAACTATTTGAACCTTTAAAAAAAGATTGCCAGAATTGATTCAGAAGGCTGCGACAATAACTAATAAAAAGAGTGAAAAATGGGATTTAGCAAATAGCGATCAGGAAAAGCTCTGTCAAATACTTTTAAATGATTGGTCTAGGGATCCTTCTAATACAGCTATAGCTAAGTCCCCTCATCCATTCTCAATAACTTTAGGTCCGGATGATTATCGAATTACGACTCGAATAGTTAAAGGTCAGCCACTTTCTTGCTTATTAGCTACTGCACATGAGTGGGGACATTCTTTGTATGAACAAGGCTTGCCTTCTGAAAGTCACCAATGGTTTGCATGGCCATTAGGTCAAGCAACTTCTATGGCTGTTCATGAGAGTCAATCTCTATTTTGGGAAAATAGAATTGCTAGGAGCTTTTCATTTGCACAGTCTTTTTGGCATCATTTTGAGAATGCAGGTGCTCCAATTCACTCTGGAAAAGATTTATGGATCAATCTAAATCCATTTACCCCCGGGTTGAATCGAGTAGAGGCCGATGAACTTAGTTATGGCTTGCACATAATGATTAGGACTGACTTGGAAATTGATCTTCTAGAGAGAGGGCTTTCTGTAGAAGATCTGCCTAATGAATGGAATAAAAGGTATTTGAACCTTCTAGGTGTTTCGCCTGAAAATGATACTGAAGGATGTTTGCAAGATGTTCACTGGAGTGAGGGGATGTTTGGTTATTTCCCTTCTTATTTGCTTGGTCATCTAATTAGCGCTCAGTTAACAAAAACTCTTGAAGAAGATTTAGGAAAAATTGAAAATATTATTGAATCTAATGAAATCAGTAAAATATTGGGTTGGCTTCGCAAAAATGTTCATCATCATGGGAGAAGTATGGATTCTGAGGAACTTGTAAAGAAGGTCTCTAGAGCAACTTTATCATCAAACTATTTTCTTGAATACTTAGACAATAAACTTGAAAAGCTTTCTAGAATCTCTAATTAAAATATACATTTATTAGGATAAAAATTAATCAAAGCATATTGTTTGTTGAAATTTTTCTAAATTATTTGCTAGAACTTCATTTGCATTTACGGCGTTGATTTACCATATAAGAACATAAAAAAATACTATGGCGAACCTTGACCAAGCACCTAGCAGAACAATGCCTAATCTGCTTCATGTCTTACCTGCGTTTGCTAATGAATCTGAACATAGAGTCAACACAATCGTTGAGTTGAATTCAAACACAATAAATAAATACGAGCTTATTACTGAAACAGGGCATCTAAAGCTTGATCGAGTTGGATATTCGTCCCTCTCCTACCCTTTCGCTTATGGATGTCTTCCACGTACATGGGATGAAGACGGCGATCCATTAGATATCGAAATTGTGAATGTTACAGAGCCCTTAGTACCCGGTTCAATTGTTGAAGCTAGGATTATAGGAATAATGACCTTTGATGATGGAGGTGAAGTTGACGATAAAGTTATTGGCGTAATAGCTGATGATAAGAGGATGGATCACATAAAAAGCTTTGAACAATTAGGCAAGCATTGGATTAAGGAAACAACTTATTATTGGGAGCATTATAAAGATCTTAAAAAACCAGGAACTTGTACTGTAAATGGCTTCTTTGGTGTTGAAAAAGCAGTTGAGATTATCAAATCCTGCGAGAAGCGTTACTTATCTGAAATAGATCCTAATTTAATTAATTAAACTGTTTGAATGATTTAGGCCCTTGCAGACTTGAAAATCTCTTTTAATATTTCTCCTGCACCACGGCCTTTTAATTCATTGGCTAAGTCTATTCCTATTTCCTCTGCAGAGCTTACAGATCCTTTTTTTATATCTCTAATTAATCTTTTACCATCTAAACTTGCGACCATACCTTCAAGAATTAATTCATTGTTGTTAATTTCTGTTCTGACGCCTATTGGAACTTGACATCCTCCTTCAAGCTCTCTGAGGAAAGACCTCTCTGCTAAACATCTTTTAGATGTTGATTCGTGTTCAAGTGTTTTTAAAATATCTAATACCTCTTGTTGTCCACTTACACATTCAATACCAAGAGCTCCCTGTCCCACAGCATGGAGTGAAATATCTGTTGGAATTAACTGATGTATTCGATTAGCAAAACCAAGTCTTTGCAATCCAGCAGCTGCCAAGATAAGACAGTCATATTCTCCTGAGTCAAGCTTCTCTAATCGTGTAATAACATTTCCTCGTACATCTTTGAAAACAAGATGTGGATAATGGTATCGCAATTGAGCAAGCCTTCTTAAGGAACTAGTCCCCACTACAGAACCATCTGGCAGAGTCTCTAGTTTGTGAATTTTATTTTTCTCATTAACGACTAACGCGTCTGAAGGATCCTCCCTTTCTGTTATGCAGCCAAGAATTAATCCCTCTGGAAGATTGGTAGGTAAATCTTTCAAGGAGTGGACCGCAATTTCGGCATGACCAACAAGCATTTGAGCTTCAAGTTCTTTAGTGAAAAGACCTTTATCTCCTATTTTTGCTAATGCCACATCAAGTATTTTGTCACCCTGCGTAGCCATTGCTTCGATAGTGATAGCAAGATCAGGATGGGCTTTTTGTAGTTCATCTCGTACCCAGTTCGTCTGAACCATGGCCAGCTGGCTTCGGCGAGAGGCGATGCGCAGTTGGTCTAGTGTCATTAGCAAATCTTTTCTATTTCTTTACCTTAAGCAGTCAACCATACCTAATTAAAATCCTGGAAAATAATTTAATAAGGTTGATGTGAAATGAAATCTATGATCTAACTAAATATTTGTCTTTGTTACTAGGGAAAGTAAAAATTATTGTTTAATTTTTTTTAATTTAGCTTGATATATTCCTTAAGTACTCCATTCCTATTGGGATGGCGGAGTTTTCTGAGGGCTTTAGCCTCTATTTGTCTAATTCTTTCTCTTGTTACATCAAAAATCTGTCCAATTTCTTCAAGGGTTTTCATCCTTCCATCATCTAAGCCATAACGAAGTCTTAGAACATCCCTTTCTCTGGGACTTAATGTAGCGAGAACCCCTTCCAAATCCTCTCTTAATAACGTTTTTGCTACATCTTGTTCAGGATTTTCTATATCTGCTTCAATAAAGTCACCAAGTCTAGAATCTTCTTCTTTACCAATTGGGGTCTCAAGAGAAATGGGGAGCTGAGCGCTTTTAGCAATAAATCTCAGTTTCTCAATCGTCATTTCCATGCTTTCAGCTATTTCTTCCTCAGTTGGTTTTCTTCCAAACTCTTGACTTAAAACTTTAGTGGTTTTCTTGATCCGTGAAATTGTTTCGTATAAATGCACAGGCAAGCGAATTGTTCTGCTTTGATCTGCAATTGCTCTAGTTATAGCCTGCCTGATCCACCAGGTAGCGTAAGTTGAGAATTTATATCCTTTCTCATGATCAAATTTTTCAGCTGCACGAATGAGACCAAGACTTCCTTCTTGAATAAGATCCTGAAAAGACAACCCTCTATTCATGTATTTCTTAGCAATTGAAACTACTAATCGTAGATTCGATTGCACCATTTTTTCTTTTGCTCGTCTACCAAGCATTAACCTCCTTCGGAAGCGAGTTAATGGCATTTCTGCAAGAACTGCCCATTCTTTGACTGATGGAAAATGTCCATTCTCGCTTTCAAATTGCGCAGCTTCTTCCTCTAATTGAAGAAGATCGGCTATCTTTCTGGCTAATTCAATCTCTTCGTCTGGCCTGAGAAGTCTTATACGGCCAATCTCTTGTAAATAAACCCTAATCGAGTCTTCTGTATAAACACCCTTTGGTCCTATTTTTATACTTGCTAAAGCTTTGGCTGCTGCTTCTTGCGCACTTGAAAGTACAGAGGCATTATCTTCATCTTCATCTAGATCGATATCTGCTTCAGGCACTTTATTTGCTTCAGCAATTAATTTATCAGCCTCTAAATCTAAATCAATTTTTAGATCATTTGAAGATTCTTGAGGAAGAGTTTGGGTTTCTTTAGTCACGTTTACTTTGGCGGCTGTTTTTTTAATTTTTTTTGAATTGTTTATTGTTTCCTGATTAATAGAAATATTTTTAGATGACTGGTTTCCCTTTAACATGATTTCCCCGATGGTTTGTGGTCTGTTGCAGAGCTCAGGTTATTACCCGAAAAATAGTCAGAATCTCCTAGAGATAATATTTCAGGAAAAACTATTTAATTTGTAAAATTTCAACAAAAACACTCTAATTTGAGACTGTCCTTAATCGGGATAAATCTTGCGAAAAATCACATGACATCAATATGGACTTGAAATTATGATGGATGTTTTGTTGAAGAATCGAAATGTGTAAGCAAGGATGTCAGGGGATTTCTCAGACCGGCTTATCTCAGAATGGGATTTTTCCTATTCTTGATAAAGCTTCTAGTCTTCCCTCTGGGTGGAATTTTGCAAGTTCCACAACAGCTTTAAAGCTGTTAACAATCCAATGGTAGAAAAAATTTCTGAAGTCGGCAAGTATTAAAAATGATATGAACCCTTTTATATTTGATATTTGGTTACATGTGGGTCGTGAAGGACGATGTTTCTCTTATCAAGATGGAAATAATTTGGATATTGATTTAGGCGATGTTGTGACTGTTCGTTTGAAAGGAAAACTCATGCAGGGGTTAGTCGTTAAAAAAATGAAAAATAATATTACTAGTTCAAAGGAAAATTTAAAAAATATTTCATTGAATAATGTAGAAAAATTGGTTCAAAAATCAGCTATCAAAAAAGAATGGAGAGAGTGGCTGGAAGAAATCGCTCGTGAATTATATGTAAGTGATTTTCAGATGCTTAAGACTGCATTACCTCCTGGCTGGTTAGGAAGGTCAAAGATATCGAATAGACCAAAAAAACTTTGGTGGGTGAAATTGTCTAGTAATAATTGTGAGGGAAAGATATCTTCACGTGGGGTTGAGTTAAAGAAAAATCTTCTTTTAAATGGAGGCGGGAAATGGCAAAAAGATTTAGAGGCTGAAGGATTTTCTTCATTATTAATAAGAAACTTTGTCTCAGCTGGTTACGGAGAAAGGGAAAAACGTTTTTTATTTTTTAAATCTTTTGATGATGAAGAATCTGTTGATAAAAAAAAGTCAAAGATTGAGGATCCTCAACCTTTGACGTTAGAACAAAAATTAGCCAAAGACAAATATAAGTCTCTTTCAAATGGGTCAGCTCTTTTGCTTTGGGGTATTACTGGATCTGGTAAAACGGAGGTATATCTACAAATAGCAGAACTTGAGTTATCTGCAAGTAGGCATTGTCTTATACTTACACCTGAAATTGGATTAGTACCACAATTGGTTGACCGCTTTCGAAAAAGATTTGGATTAAATGTTTTTGAATATCATAGTAATTGTTCTATTAAAGAGAGAATTGACACATGGAAGAGATCTTTAGACATCACAACACCTAGTGTCTTTATTGGTACTCGATCAGCTATTTTTCTACCATTATCCAATTTAGGATTAATAGTTCTTGATGAAGAACATGATAGCTCTTATAAACAAGAATCCCCAATGCCTTGCTATCATGCAAGAGATTTGGCTATTCATAGAGCAAAGAAAATAGGAGCCAAAGTAATACTAGGAACAGCAACTCCTTCTTTAAATGTTTGGAAAAATATACAACCCAATGGCAATATAGTTGTAGCTAAATTAAATCAAAGGATTTTAAATCGTAAATTGCCAACGGTTAGTATAGTAGATATGCGTGAAGAATTAGCTATTGGAAATAGAAGCTTAATTAGTAGATATCTAAAAAAACAACTTTTGGAGATAAAAGAGACCGGAAACCAAGCTATCATATTAGTCCCTAGGCGGGGATATAGTAGTTTCCTAAGTTGCCGTAGTTGTGGAGAGGTCGTTCAATGTCCAAATTGTGATGTTGCACTAACAGTGCATCGTTCTAAGGAAGGCAATCAATGGTTGCGTTGTCATTGGTGTGACTTTCGTTCGAAAACTAGTGAGAAATGTGGAGAATGTGGTTCAAATGCTTTTAAACCATTTGGAACTGGAACACAAAGAGTTATGGATCATTTAGAGCGAGAACTAGATGGCATAAGTTTATTAAGGTTTGATAGGGATACAACTAGAGGCCGTGATGGCCATAGAGTATTGCTAGAAAGATTCGCTAATGGTGACGCCGATATTTTAGTAGGGACTCAGATGCTCTCTAAGGGTATGGATTTACCAAAAGTAACTCTTGCTGTCGTGCTGGCAGCAGATGGTTTATTGCATCGTCCTGATTTGATGGCTACTGAAGAAACTCTTCAACTTTTTATGCAATTGGCTGGTCGTGCAGGACGTGGCGAGCAGCATGGGAAGGTTGTAGTACAAACTTATTGTCCTGAACATCCTGTTGTTCTCCACTTGATTGATGGGAGGTACGAA
This is a stretch of genomic DNA from Prochlorococcus marinus str. MIT 0912. It encodes these proteins:
- the rpoD gene encoding RNA polymerase sigma factor RpoD yields the protein MLKGNQSSKNISINQETINNSKKIKKTAAKVNVTKETQTLPQESSNDLKIDLDLEADKLIAEANKVPEADIDLDEDEDNASVLSSAQEAAAKALASIKIGPKGVYTEDSIRVYLQEIGRIRLLRPDEEIELARKIADLLQLEEEAAQFESENGHFPSVKEWAVLAEMPLTRFRRRLMLGRRAKEKMVQSNLRLVVSIAKKYMNRGLSFQDLIQEGSLGLIRAAEKFDHEKGYKFSTYATWWIRQAITRAIADQSRTIRLPVHLYETISRIKKTTKVLSQEFGRKPTEEEIAESMEMTIEKLRFIAKSAQLPISLETPIGKEEDSRLGDFIEADIENPEQDVAKTLLREDLEGVLATLSPRERDVLRLRYGLDDGRMKTLEEIGQIFDVTRERIRQIEAKALRKLRHPNRNGVLKEYIKLN